The Ascaphus truei isolate aAscTru1 chromosome 3, aAscTru1.hap1, whole genome shotgun sequence genome includes a region encoding these proteins:
- the GGACT gene encoding gamma-glutamylaminecyclotransferase isoform X2 produces MTDIFVYGTLKKGQPNDHFMINCEHGKAVFKGTGKTVDKYPLVIAEKGNIPFLLNVPGTGHHIVGEIYSVDDQLLQFLDEFECCPDMYQRSPKGIEIVEWEGKDGSPEEGPAVNSIIQCFVYSKKSYQQEWLNLPYHDSYDSYGKHGLLYSTHLDIN; encoded by the coding sequence ATGACAGACATCTTTGTATATGGAACCCTCAAGAAAGGACAACCGAACGACCACTTCATGATAAACTGTGAGCATGGAAAAGCAGTATTTAAAGGCACAGGCAAAACAGTGGACAAATACCCCCTGGTGATTGCAGAGAAAGGAAACATTCCATTTTTACTGAATGTCCCAGGAACTGGGCACCATATTGTTGGAGAAATCTACTCTGTTGATGACCAGCTGCTTCAATTCCTGGATGAATTTGAATGCTGCCCAGACATGTACCAACGCAGTCCTAAGGGGATTGAGATAGTAGAGTGGGAAGGTAAAGATGGGTCACCTGAAGAGGGACCAGCTGTTAACAGCATCATACAATGTTTTGTGTACAGCAAAAAAAGCTACCAGCAAGAGTGGCTAAATCTGCCTTACCATGACAGTTATGATTCCTATGGGAAGCATGGCCTGCTTTATTCCACGCATCTGGACATTAATTAA